Proteins co-encoded in one Malus domestica chromosome 09, GDT2T_hap1 genomic window:
- the LOC103411187 gene encoding uncharacterized protein isoform X3, which yields MFLFLGRTLTDPKCQESHVLHIEFVSMLILRLFNSLNRHAKRPTTILSHSSLPPPTLQRSSSAMPRTHIPVMNVGTSPPISAGTMEEGGRYKSPPAAHKCIFHLLNSLGVLLQTANILQASNNTNIYELMNNTSLLCGTLALVLLVLLLVPAFGWFTLACWALYFLIIGTKSYQTLRTLCADAVPYVRDKMKELMRRLNGSEEPQNEGV from the exons atgtttttgtttcttggaaGGACGCTGACGGATCCTAAATGTCAAGAGTCCCATGTGCTACACATCGAATTTGTGTCCATGTTAATCCTACGGCTATTTAACAGCCTCAACCGCCATGCCAAAAGGCCAACCACAATCCTCTCTCactcctccctccctcccccaaCTCTGCAGCGTTCCTCTTCCGCCATGCCAAGAACCCACATCCCCGTTATGAACGTCGGAACTTCTCCACCAATCTCAGCTGG CACTATGGAGGAGGGTGGTCGGTACAAATCTCCACCGGCAGCACACAAATGTATATTCCATCTCCTCAACAGCTTAGGAGTTCTCCTCCAG ACTGCCAACATTCTACAAGCTTCCAACAATACAAATATATACGAACTGATGAACAACACCAGCCTCTTGTGTGGAACTCTTGCGTTGGTTCTACTGGTGCTCCTCCTCGTTCCAGCTTTCGGGTGGTTTACTCTTGCATGTTGGGCCTTATATTTTTTGATAATTGGGACCAAGTCCTACCAAACGCTAAGAACACTGTGTGCTGACGCTGTTCCTTATGTCCGTGACAAAATGAAGGAGCTGATGAGGAGGTTGAACGGTAGCGAAGAACCCCAGAACGAGGGAGTTTGA
- the LOC103411187 gene encoding uncharacterized protein isoform X1, which yields MFLFLGRTLTDPKCQESHVLHIEFVSMLILRLFNSLNRHAKRPTTILSHSSLPPPTLQRSSSAMPRTHIPVMNVGTSPPISAGSTMEEGGRYKSPPAAHKCIFHLLNSLGVLLQVKHATGNLPSPFVTDHNTVVMLIADLLTYAGTLQTANILQASNNTNIYELMNNTSLLCGTLALVLLVLLLVPAFGWFTLACWALYFLIIGTKSYQTLRTLCADAVPYVRDKMKELMRRLNGSEEPQNEGV from the exons atgtttttgtttcttggaaGGACGCTGACGGATCCTAAATGTCAAGAGTCCCATGTGCTACACATCGAATTTGTGTCCATGTTAATCCTACGGCTATTTAACAGCCTCAACCGCCATGCCAAAAGGCCAACCACAATCCTCTCTCactcctccctccctcccccaaCTCTGCAGCGTTCCTCTTCCGCCATGCCAAGAACCCACATCCCCGTTATGAACGTCGGAACTTCTCCACCAATCTCAGCTGG CAGCACTATGGAGGAGGGTGGTCGGTACAAATCTCCACCGGCAGCACACAAATGTATATTCCATCTCCTCAACAGCTTAGGAGTTCTCCTCCAGGTGAAGCATGCGACCGGAAATTTACCATCTCCATTTGTCACAGACCACAACACTGTTGTGATGTTGATTGCTGATTTACTCACTTACGCGGGTACATTGCAGACTGCCAACATTCTACAAGCTTCCAACAATACAAATATATACGAACTGATGAACAACACCAGCCTCTTGTGTGGAACTCTTGCGTTGGTTCTACTGGTGCTCCTCCTCGTTCCAGCTTTCGGGTGGTTTACTCTTGCATGTTGGGCCTTATATTTTTTGATAATTGGGACCAAGTCCTACCAAACGCTAAGAACACTGTGTGCTGACGCTGTTCCTTATGTCCGTGACAAAATGAAGGAGCTGATGAGGAGGTTGAACGGTAGCGAAGAACCCCAGAACGAGGGAGTTTGA
- the LOC103411187 gene encoding uncharacterized protein isoform X2 has product MFLFLGRTLTDPKCQESHVLHIEFVSMLILRLFNSLNRHAKRPTTILSHSSLPPPTLQRSSSAMPRTHIPVMNVGTSPPISAGSTMEEGGRYKSPPAAHKCIFHLLNSLGVLLQTANILQASNNTNIYELMNNTSLLCGTLALVLLVLLLVPAFGWFTLACWALYFLIIGTKSYQTLRTLCADAVPYVRDKMKELMRRLNGSEEPQNEGV; this is encoded by the exons atgtttttgtttcttggaaGGACGCTGACGGATCCTAAATGTCAAGAGTCCCATGTGCTACACATCGAATTTGTGTCCATGTTAATCCTACGGCTATTTAACAGCCTCAACCGCCATGCCAAAAGGCCAACCACAATCCTCTCTCactcctccctccctcccccaaCTCTGCAGCGTTCCTCTTCCGCCATGCCAAGAACCCACATCCCCGTTATGAACGTCGGAACTTCTCCACCAATCTCAGCTGG CAGCACTATGGAGGAGGGTGGTCGGTACAAATCTCCACCGGCAGCACACAAATGTATATTCCATCTCCTCAACAGCTTAGGAGTTCTCCTCCAG ACTGCCAACATTCTACAAGCTTCCAACAATACAAATATATACGAACTGATGAACAACACCAGCCTCTTGTGTGGAACTCTTGCGTTGGTTCTACTGGTGCTCCTCCTCGTTCCAGCTTTCGGGTGGTTTACTCTTGCATGTTGGGCCTTATATTTTTTGATAATTGGGACCAAGTCCTACCAAACGCTAAGAACACTGTGTGCTGACGCTGTTCCTTATGTCCGTGACAAAATGAAGGAGCTGATGAGGAGGTTGAACGGTAGCGAAGAACCCCAGAACGAGGGAGTTTGA